From Roseburia hominis, the proteins below share one genomic window:
- a CDS encoding LacI family DNA-binding transcriptional regulator, with the protein MSITVNQIAEKCGVSRTTVLRALNGKGSVSKETKEKILAVAKENNYHPNLLARSLNHGRTMSLGVVTINIENMYFVQSLNIINKEADKRGYFTNIVVCDESLEWERKLIQGLAERQMEGIMINPLNKGKEFEEFLLSLHIPIVCIGSQVSDKITTVQVNEMAAAMDAVELIVSKGYEQIVFVCPPLEVQEQQNIYVHNQRLKGFYAAVSGHPELHSEIIGKKDFLPDVKHIIHRSHGKRTAFLCSGDSYALTIMQWGEQGNMKIPEDFGLMGFDDISVLQYITPKLTTVSTNLEGVAATAVVELIQQIDSEKYSPKSIYLNYKILDRDTL; encoded by the coding sequence ATGTCAATAACAGTAAACCAAATTGCTGAAAAATGTGGTGTTTCAAGGACTACTGTGCTGCGGGCTCTAAATGGGAAAGGCAGCGTGAGCAAAGAAACGAAAGAGAAGATTTTAGCGGTTGCTAAAGAAAATAATTACCATCCAAATTTGCTGGCGAGAAGCTTAAATCATGGCCGAACAATGTCTTTAGGAGTTGTAACCATTAATATTGAAAATATGTATTTTGTACAGAGTTTAAATATTATCAATAAAGAAGCTGATAAACGAGGATATTTTACCAATATTGTAGTCTGTGATGAAAGTCTTGAATGGGAAAGAAAATTGATTCAGGGGTTGGCAGAGCGTCAGATGGAAGGAATTATGATAAATCCTCTCAATAAGGGGAAAGAATTTGAGGAATTTCTCTTATCGCTACATATTCCGATCGTGTGTATAGGGAGTCAGGTTTCTGACAAAATCACCACAGTGCAGGTGAATGAAATGGCGGCGGCGATGGATGCGGTGGAACTGATAGTTTCAAAAGGATATGAACAGATTGTATTTGTATGTCCACCGTTAGAAGTTCAAGAACAACAGAATATTTATGTCCATAATCAAAGATTGAAAGGATTTTATGCAGCAGTAAGCGGGCATCCCGAATTGCATTCAGAAATAATAGGAAAAAAAGATTTTCTGCCTGATGTAAAGCATATTATTCACAGGTCTCATGGGAAAAGAACGGCATTTTTGTGCTCTGGAGACAGCTATGCGTTGACTATTATGCAGTGGGGAGAGCAGGGAAATATGAAGATACCGGAAGACTTCGGCTTGATGGGATTTGATGATATCAGTGTTTTGCAATATATAACACCAAAGCTTACGACTGTGTCCACCAATCTTGAGGGGGTAGCGGCAACTGCTGTTGTAGAGTTGATTCAACAAATTGATTCCGAGAAATATTCGCCCAAATCAATTTATTTGAATTATAAGATTCTGGACAGGGACACTTTGTAG